In Hyphomicrobium denitrificans 1NES1, the genomic stretch AAGTTACATGCCATCGAAGCGTTTCCATTCCGGAGCCCGGCGCACGTGTTTCGCAAGCTTTCAAGAATTTTTGCCGATACGCACTCGATACGAGGCCTTACGATACATGAGGAACCTTGCTTCACTTCCATATCTTTATTTTCTGGGACGCGTGCTTCGGCTTATTCGATTTCCAGTCTGTTGATCTGCCGCAAGTGCAAGTGTGCCGTCCTATAATTAGTTGAGTATCTCAAATCGCGAGACGAGCGCGATGGTGCGAGCATGAAGCACGACACCGATTACCAAGAAGCCGAACGAAGACAGTTTGTCGGAAAACAGATCGAGGCGCGCGGCGTGCGCGACCAGCTCGTGCTCTATGCCATGCGGAAGGTTCGGCGCGAACTGTTCGTGCCGAAGGAACTCCGAGCCGAAGCTTATGAGGATAGCCCTCTTCCCATCGGATCGGGCCAGACGATTTCACAACCCTATATCGTAGCGTTCATGATCGAGGCCCTGGCGCTCCAGGGTGGAGAGAAGGTACTGGAGATCGGTGCCGGCTCAGGATACGCGGCGGCCGTTCTTTCACAGATCGCAGGCGATGTTTTCACCGTCGAGCGCGTTGGCGAGCTTGCGCGACGAGCGGCTGCGAACCTGAAAAAGGCAGGTTGCGAGAGGGTCCACGTTCGTCACGCGGATGGTACCGAGGGTTGGGCGGAAGAAGCGCCGTTCGATGCGATACTCGTATCGGCTGGCGCCCCTGACGTGCCAACGTCGCTGATGCGCCAATTGAGGGTAGGCGGGCGCATGGTCATTCCGATTGGAAGGAACCCGCGCGCACAAGAGCTCATTCGCATCACGCGTGCTGCAGAGGACGACTTCCAGCGCGAGGATATTGCAGATGTCCGTTTCGTGCCGTTGATCGGCAAGGAGGGCTGGGAAAGCGAAGACGACGGATGGCAGGCACACCCTCCGCGCGTCATTCAGACGAGACCAGCGATGAGTGTCTCACTGCCGGGGCTCATCGCAAAAAAAGCGCATGTGTTCCCGGATTTGAAGAATGTCGATCTCGAATCGCTGGAACGGCGGATCGGAGCGGCGCGCGTTGTGCTCATCGGCGAGGCGACCCACGGCACGTCAGAATTCTACAGAATGCGAGCGCGTATTACACGGCGACTGATCGAGTCCAAGGGTTTCAATATCGTTGCCGCGGAGGCGGACTGGCCCGATGCTGCGCGCATCGATCACTATATCCGTCATCGCGATGTGCCGCGATCCGAATGGACGGCATTTGCGCGCTTCCCGACCTGGATGTGGCGAAATCAGGAAACCCGGACGTTCGTCGACTGGCTGCATAAACGCAATGCGACGTTGGAATATGAAAAGCGCACCGCGTTCTACGGATTGGATCTTTACAGTCTTTACAACTCTGTGCGTGTCGTCATCAGCTACCTGGAATCGGTCGACCCGGACCTCGCTGAAGTGGCACGTCAGCGTTACGGATGTCTGATGCCGTGGGAAGCGGATCCGGCAGCCTACGGTCACGCGGCTTTGACAGGCGCTTATCGTAAATGCGAGCAGGATGTCGCGCATTTGCTGGTCGAACTTCTGCAAAAGCAGCAAGCGTATTTAACTGGCGAC encodes the following:
- a CDS encoding protein-L-isoaspartate(D-aspartate) O-methyltransferase, whose product is MKHDTDYQEAERRQFVGKQIEARGVRDQLVLYAMRKVRRELFVPKELRAEAYEDSPLPIGSGQTISQPYIVAFMIEALALQGGEKVLEIGAGSGYAAAVLSQIAGDVFTVERVGELARRAAANLKKAGCERVHVRHADGTEGWAEEAPFDAILVSAGAPDVPTSLMRQLRVGGRMVIPIGRNPRAQELIRITRAAEDDFQREDIADVRFVPLIGKEGWESEDDGWQAHPPRVIQTRPAMSVSLPGLIAKKAHVFPDLKNVDLESLERRIGAARVVLIGEATHGTSEFYRMRARITRRLIESKGFNIVAAEADWPDAARIDHYIRHRDVPRSEWTAFARFPTWMWRNQETRTFVDWLHKRNATLEYEKRTAFYGLDLYSLYNSVRVVISYLESVDPDLAEVARQRYGCLMPWEADPAAYGHAALTGAYRKCEQDVAHLLVELLQKQQAYLTGDGDRFFDAAQNARLVANAERYYRVMYYGSRASWNLRDSHMFETLKHVLHFHGPDAKVIVWAHNSHVGDASATEMSRRGEYNIGQLCRQYFDPECYSIGFGTNDGTVAAASAWDGPMQVMNIRPAHPQSYERLFHLTNAPALMLPLKGRTQEDLVGRLMKPLLERAIGVIYRPESELASHYFEAKLPLQFDEYIWIDRTSAIHPLEVLEVEGMPETYPFGV